The following nucleotide sequence is from Callithrix jacchus isolate 240 chromosome 12, calJac240_pri, whole genome shotgun sequence.
GGCTCTGAGGGCTAGGCTAGGCTCCTCAGTTCTTCTGTCTCTATAGCTAATCATCAGCTTGCTGTGCTTCCATGAGGGTCAGCACCAGGCTAGGGTCCTCTCTCATGGGCTCTGAGATGTTAGATGAAGCTGGAATCTCACCAGGGAAGGCTGCTACTGTTGGGCTCccatctcccttccctcccttcctagGGCAGATGGATCACTGCTTACATGATATGATGGCTTCTGGAAGATGAGGGAAGGTTGTTTTCTCAAAGCTGCCACCCATCCCCTGGGGTGCAGCCACCTGGAGTTGCTGCCATGTCTCTGTGTGAGACCAGAGTTTCCGTCTGTCGTCTGGCTTCTAAAGTGCTGAGGCAGTCTGGAGAGGCCCTGAGTCACAGAGGCCTGAGTCTGTACATATGTTTGAGTGATTGCTGTatttgttttcctccctgtggTAGAGTAATTAATTACAGAAGCCATGATTTATCAAGTACTTACTACATTTAATCTCTCTAGCAGTCTGGGGCAGGTGGTGGTTTCTAAGTTTTGTTTAAGAGGCTTGGGTTAGGTGACTTGCTCAGAGTTAGGAGGGTGACTCTTTCCTGCAGCGGAGGGAAGAGAGGCCAGCCAGCTGCAGAAGTGGGCACCCCCAAAGTGCCACTCATGGTGTCTCATTTTTGCCTCCTACCCTTTTTCTTCATTCCCTGGGTAGTTGTGTCTGAGTATAGGGCATCTCTGCAGCGGCGGATGAACCCCAAGCAGGAAGAGCATGCCTTTGAGAGCCCTCCACCACCAGATTTTGGGGGGAAGGGTGGTCTGATGGACAGCACGCCTGCCCTCACACCCACGGAGGTAGGTGTCACTGACTGTCAGGGCACAGCCTGCTGTGGCAGCTTGTGGGCCCCCCTGTTATTAGCTTGTTTATAGCTCCTGGGCTGGCCTCTGTTGTAGTTCCTGCTGTTTCCCAGGCCTAATCTCCCTTGAAGTGCTTAATAATGATAACTGTAATAAGAACAGTTACCCATGCTTCATTGAGTGCCTACCCTGTGTCAGATgccattctaagtgctttatagaTAGATATTCACATCATAgagtgtagatttttttcttttttctttcttttttttttttttgagtcagtatctccatctgtcacccaggctagagtgcagtggggcagtcacggctcactgtaaccttcaccccctgggctcaggcatttctacctcagcctcctgggtagttgggactgccggtgtgtgccaccacgtgcagctaatttttttgcatttttagtggagatggggttttgccacattgtccaggctgatctcaaactcctgggctcaaatgatgggcctgcctcggcctcccaaagtgctgagattacaggtgtgagccactgtgccaggctggtTATTTCTGAGAAAGAGACCATTCTCATTTGTAGaatagaaggctgaggcacagagaggctagtAAGTGGCAGGGCTGGGTCTAAGACCCCAACCCTGTGGTTCTAGAGCTTCTGCCCCCAACCACTGTGAGGTATGGCCACTGTAGAGCCCACTGTGCTCTTGTTTCCATCTCCCCTGCCCTGCCAGGCTAGAGGTTGCTCCTTCCTGTGGTTTCCTTTTTTGTAGTTGTGCCATTTCCTGGTGTTTTGGGTAGCTTGGATGCTGGCTTGGGGAGCTGGTCCTCTTTCTTAGGGAGCAGTGCTGCCATCCTTCTCCTTCTGTCATAGAGTCTTTCTTCCCAGGACCTCACACCGGGCAGCGTGGAGGAAGCCgaggaggctgagccagatgAAGAGTTTAAAGATGCAATTGAGGTGGGTGGCCCCTCCCCAGCATCCTCTACTGAGCAGGCCAGAAATTGGGTGGTCctgtaactgtttttttttttttttttttaattttatttttaatgtccacatgagaagctaAAACTTGCTGTGAGCTAGAACTCACTGTTTGAAAGGGTGCCACTGAACCCCTCCCTAGGGGCTCCTGTTTCTGGTTGAGCCAGCTATCCTGTGTTCCCAGGGCAAGAGTGGCTCTGGAAGTCTCTGGGAAATGCCCTGCTGGGGGAGCTGGATGACTTGTAGCCCTTGCTGGAGACCATGGGTTTGGTGCCTTTGATGTCAGAAAGGCAGTCTTTGAGGAGGCTACTGCCCTGGGTCTCTGCTCTTCTGCAGAATGAGTTCCCTAAGATGTCCCTTTACAgggcggggaggggaggctggagaAAATAGTTGCATGGCCAAGTGCTAGGTCAGGGGAACCTAAACAGCCTTCTTGATTTTAGGATGGTAAATCAAACTGGGAGTTTGCAGAAGTGTTTTATTTGGCATGcaaagtttcaaaataattttttgagcCAATGTTTAAATATGGGGAGATTTTTGTTAGAACTGCAGGTTTCCAGTTTCTCTGGTAGCCCTGAGTCTGCTGCAGTCAGTATAGCTGAGGAGCTCCTGTTCCCTTTAGCAGGTCACATGTGGCTACAGGTGGTCCTCAATACCCCTGCTGTGTTTTATCACTGAGGTCAGGTTGTGGTTGCCATTTGtcacatttgtatttttgtttttcttagagcAGGATATCGTTTCtcttaatttatttctctttgtaaagTGGGAAATTGAGATAAAAGAAATACACCTTGTGGATTTCCACCAGGCCTGTGATTTACCCCAACTCACCTCAATCATACGTCAGCCCAGGCCATGCAGGCATTTGACTTTTTGGTGGCTGAAAGAGTGCTCTAAAACTTTGATTCGTGATTGTAGACTGTGAATCTTGGTGGGGGGATATGTAGAGCGGGAATTTCAGCATTTTTGGCTGTGACCCATAGTAAGGAACACATTTTACCTCTTAACCCAGTTCACACTTAGGTCCATAAAATATGTAAAGCTTAAGGGAAACGAAAGTTTCCTGAAAGTACATTGTAAGGGATattatctttccttttctgttctattCAAATAAAGACCCACTAAATTAGTTTCACCCAGTTTGAGAAACAGTAGTACCCAGCTTTCTCCAGGGCTGTTTGATGCTGGGATCCTCTCAGGGGCATCTGTCAACATCACCATTTGGGAAGTATGCAGAGCTCAGAGCAGCGCTTCCATACTTCCTTCTGCTTGGGGGCTCCCTCCAGGCAGCTTCTTTCTTCTTgctatctttttttctctgttttctctcctcttccccgcaccttgggaggcaggagacccACTTGGTGGTGCTGGTAAGTGGAAGCCTTGGTgggtgggcaggggctgggctggggagggtggcTGAGCTGGCTGCTGCCACACCTCATGGGGTCTGCTGTGCCGGGTGCCTGTGCACACGGGTCCTGCAGCCTCGCAAGAGGTGGGCAGGACTGGAAGGAGCTGTTCCCGTAGGAGGATGATGAGGGCGCCCCGTGCCCAGCAGAGGATGAGCTGGCCCTGCAGGACAACGGGTTCATGAGCAAGAATGAGGTGCTGCGCAGCAAGGTGTCTCGGCTCACGGAGCGGCTCCGCAAGCGCTACCCCACCAACAACTTCGGTGCGGCCAGGAGATGGGGCTGGGCTGGCAGGGGAGTGGGGTGGAGTACCCAGCCACAGGGGAAGGGTCTCAGAACTGGGGGTACTGACTTGTGACAAGAACAGGGGAATGAAGGTGTATCCATGGGACCCCGGGGCCCTGGCAGATGCCCGGCAGGACTGCTGAGGGAATGAGTGTGGGTTCCTTCTTGTCCCTCTGTTCTGATTGGATATTCACTTGTGGGAAGATGAGGAACTCAGTTTGAGAAATGCCATCCCGGGACTGCAGAGAGCTGTAATCCTGAGACAGAACCTCAGAAGGCAGTGTAGCATGATGGCTAAGAACAGAGTGGAATCTCACTGCCTGCTATAAATCCCAGCTCAGCCAGATACCCTTGAGCAAATGATGTCACacccctgtgcctcagtttccccttctgtaaaaGGGGGATCATTGTTCTTACCTTATAGGGTTGTTACAGTTCTCATGTCAAATGAGACAGTAATGCTTATGAAGGGctagcacagcacctggctgGTTCATGGTGTGTAGTGGGTGCGGTTAATGTGGGAGGCCCTGGCCCACCCTGTGGGTTCCTAGGAGCCTGTCTTAGTCTTTATGATCCAGCTGGAAGCAAGTTGAAGCAGATTGTTTCTCTGGACATGATAGAGCCCTGAGTTCACTTCTCCCCAGTCAGTCCTTATTTTACTGAGGGTTGGGGGAAGAGCGGTTAAGGAAGGCAGCTTTGGAGAAGGGCAGACTTAATGGTTAGCACAGCTTGGAAACCTGGCTCAGATCAGCAGTGCTGGGAACTGAGCCACATACAATTATGGTGGGAACCTAGAGTAGCTGGTGACCCCAGAGCTGCCATGCTTCTGAGGAAGGGCCCTCCTGCCTGCTGTCAGTAGGGGGAGTAGGGGAGCAGGAGATTACTGTGTATTCTGGAGTGAAGTGAGTTCTAGGGTCTGTGCCTTGGAAGAAGCCGTAGGGTTTACCTTGAGGAATTTGACCTGGGGCCCACAGGGTCCTGCCTTCCTACCTCTGTAGCAGCCAGGCAGTTTTCTCAGGATTAGATGTCCTGGACAGAATCTTTCCTTCTGCATTGTGAATGTCCCCCAGTCATTCAAgatcccttccttttttttttttggtagagacagggtcttactttgttctccaggctgatcttgaactcctggaattcaagtgatcctcatatcttggtcttccaaagtgttaggattacagatgtgagccaccacgcctggcccctatTATTTATGCTGCTTGCTGACTTCTCTAGGGCATTCTTTATGTTCAGTGATCTCTACTCTCCATACTTCCACATGTGtgatctcatttcatccttactGTAGGTGTGACAGGAGCAGGCAGTTCTTAAGGGCTCAGAGCAACCAGATTCCAGCAGTGCCCAGTAACACTACATAAGAAGTATTACTCTGGTCCAGCAAATAATTTATCTGTTTCTACAACTTCTAAGTAAAGGTACTtagttgttcccattttacagatgagtaaccTGAGGTGAAAAGAGTGCTTTGCCCAAAGACTTTAGTGGAGTTATGACTCAAATTCAGGTTCTCTGATTCGGCTCCTGTGTTCTTTCTGCCTCATCATCCTCCCTCTCTGTTTCCCTTTGCCCTGGTGTGTGAAGTCCCTTGTTTTATGCCTGTCCCGGTTTTgtatttggtttttggtttggATAATCTCTGCCAGGATGGAcagaggccttttcaggctcccTCAAGAATGGGAAGGGCAGAAAGTGCTTCTTTTCTCAAACCCCTCTTAGCTCCTCATCCTTCAAGACCTCTTGCTTCTCCCTTACCTGAGATGTTCCCAAGCTCTTTGCTGTGACGGTAGGTGTAgtagctctgcccctgtggcctTTGCTCTTGGGTCTGGGTCCTGAGAGCAGGGTGAGGTGAGCTGCTTTGGGGGCTGTCTTACTTCATttcagctgctataacaaaatacactAAGCTGGGTggcttttaaataatagaaatgtcttatagttctggaggctggaagtccaaggtgggGGTGTCAGCATGATTGGGTTCTGGTGAGGTCCATTTCCTGTGCCATAGACAGCgccttctcactgtatcctcatGAGAAGATGGGAGGGCCACGGCAGTTacctggggcctcttttataagggcactagtcCTATTGACGACGGCTCCACCCTCgtgacccagtcacctcccaggGGCCCTGCTTTGGATGTTAGGATTCCACATTTGAATGTTGGGGAGCTCTACTGGGGGTTGTTCTGTTTACCCCTGCCAGTAGATGAGGGGGTACATGGGAGAATGAGGGCTGACTGTGCAGGAGCTTCTCTGTGGCCTCTGCGTGGGAGACGTCTTGGTGGGAAGCCCCCCTTTGTCTTGGAGGCTCCATGACTGTTGCCCTGGCAGGCCCCACTGGACCTTAGTGCCCCTGCTCTCATGGCCTCTGTGGCATCATCACGTGGTGAGTGAGGATGGATGAGTCCAGGCTGTTGCTGAGAAGGGGCAGAAAGGTTTGGTAGGTGTTGGAAGGGGACGTCACCTGGCTCAGCTGCTGTCAGCTCCCAGAGCCCTCCCTGGCTTTGGCCTGTGTGGGTTCACAGCTCTCTCACCAGACCACCTGGCTGCCCATGGGTGCTTGGCCCAGGCATTCCATTCAGTTCAGAGGGAGCCCTTGGGCATGGGCCAGTGTCAGTCTTTGAGTAGCTCCTTTTGCCTGTCCCATTCCCGTACGTCCCTTGTTAAGGAGAGGCTGGGGGAGGCTGCCTTCCCCCGATTCTTAGTGTAGGGACAGAATCTTGGAGCAGTTAGTTTCCTGGTTTGGCACCAGCAGCAGGCTTGTGCTTCTCTTTCCCTGGCTGACAGAGCGGGCGTTTACCTGAAGCACCTTGCCCTCAGGTTTCCCCTGGCTCTAGCTTGGGTCTTCTTTTCCCTGAACCCAGGGATCTCCTTTAGCAAGGACTTCAGGTGATTTTGGCTGGACAGAGGAAGGGACCACATGTAGCTGTCAATAAAACTTTGGGGCCTTTGTGAAAATGAGGCCTGGTGCTCTGTACCTGCCCACACAGGTGGTCTGGCTGGGTCACAGTAGGCCTTTGGGCCCCACATCCCAGAAAGCTCCTCCTTCCccatctttcctctctcctcatACTCCCTTGTCATCTTCTAGCCATTTTCTAAGCTGCTATTGCCCCTCCACTGTTGCCTGGCACTTGGCCATCCTGGCATCTCTGGTGGTTTAGGCAAGACCTCGCCTTGCTCTGTGTCCCCCCATGCCATTTGCTGCTCCCCACAATTAAGCATTCTACCCTTCATGTCTTCTTGGAATGTGCCTGGCTCTGAGCTTCTCTCCTGCAgtctagagacagaaagcaggagTTTGGGTTTTTAGGAGGCATTTCTGTCTTTACCCTGTGGGTGGAGTATTTGTAAGGCGTTGCTCGGGAAAGAGTCTTCTTAGGCAGGTTTCATTTGGGGATGCCTGTGATCAGGTCCCTGCCAGCCTAGCTGGCCTTCCGGGAGTGGATTCTGCTGGGTGCTCTCTGATTTCTGCAGCTAGGGCCACTAAGCTCTGGAGGCTTCAGGGGCTGGTAGCTGTGTATGGCTGGAGACATCAGTTCCCAGGGGCTATCAGTCTTCTTAGTTTGAGTCCTTCTTTCTGGCTCTGAATCTGGACTTGCTCCCTGGCTCACCGTCCAGCCAAGGAGGCTGGGCTGGTGTCCTGAGTGTCCCATTTAGAAGAACCTGGAGCAGGTGGGAGTCCCAGGATGGGTGAGGGCTGAGCTGCTGCCTCTGTTTCTCAGGGAACTGTACGGGCTGCTCAGCTACCTTCTCAGTGCTGAAGAAGAGGGTGAGTGTCTGAGGGTGCGTTTGTTGGGGACAATGTGCTTGGGACTGTCGGCTGGGGAGGAGTTGAGTCATGAAGTCTGACTCGGGTCACATTGGGCCTGGTGATGGCTTTCTGGAGTGAGCGTGCCCTCTCCTGCTCCTGTGCCACCTTCACCAGCCTCCCCAGGGGGTGTTCAAGTTGGTCTCTTTCTGGCTCCACTTGGGTGCCCCCCAGCCCCAGTTTCCTTGGGTGGGATCAGCTGGTGGAAAGGAGGGAGGTGCTGAGAACTCCAGGTGCCTGAGGGTGGGGGACACACCTGACCTCGGTTCTTGTCTGCAGCGAAGCTGCAGTAATTGTGGAAACAGCTTCTGCTCTCGATGCTGCTCCTTCAAAGTGCCCAAGTCCTCCATGGGGGCCACAGGTGAGTGGTGCATGTGGTGGGAGGGCTTGGCTGGTGCCCTGCCAAGGGGATGCCACATTGTGGCAAAGGGGCGAGGGTGTCAGAGATCAAGGGAACTTGGGATTGTAGTTAGGCCTGCAGGAACGGTTCCTGCATCCTCTTTAGCAAAATCTGGAAACATTTGGTACATGCCGAAGAATAGACATGATGCACCTGTGAATTCTGAAGGGTGATAACAAAATGAATACCTGTGACCGCTTCACTAAAGTTGAAAAACAAGAGCACTGGCAACACCCCTGCAGCTCCCAGCGCTGCTCCTGCCTTCCTGTAGTAAATCACCAGCCacagttttcatctttttcttatagCCTTGGCActtcaaacaaaattaaaaatttatttttttcttttataaaagctATACATACATattgtaaataaaacaaaaaaacacagataggcaaaaggaagaaaaatattcctgATTTCTTCCTGAGAGAACGATTGGGTGTGGACCCTGCTGCTCATTAGCTTGCATGTAGGAGAGAAGTATGTTCCTGAAAAATGTGGCCACATTTCATGTCCCGTTTTGTAATATAATATTAAACCAAGTGCTTTTTTCTTCTGATGCAAGTAACACCTGCTTACTAActagaaaatttggaaattactatacagaagaaggaagagaaaaataacccTGTAATCTTACCACCCAGAGATAACCACTGTTAAAACATTTTGGGAAATTTTACTGTGatattctacttatttattttttttgagatggagtcttgctctgtcgcccaggctggagtgcagtggtatgatcttggcttactgcaacttccgcttcctgggttcaaatgattcttgtgcttcagcctcctgagtagctgggattacaggcatgcactactatgcctggctaattttgtatttgatattttatttaaaaaagattttttaaggtGTTCTGTTGGTGCCACAGTAATGTCTCATTCATAGCCCAGGAGTGGACTGCTGTTGGCATCATCACCCCCAGGATCCCCAGTTCCTATGGAAAGGAGAGTCTCTGAGGGCAGGCTAGCAAGCTGGGCTGAGAAGGCGTGGGCTGGGCAGATCTGTGTGGGGCATTTGGGAGGGTGGTTCTAGTGGTTGTTGCCATGAACCAAAGGGCACAAGGAAATGTCTCGCCaagttctttctccttttcagcCCCTGAAGCCCAGAGGGAGACTGTGTTTGTGTGCGCTTCCTGTAACCAGACGTTGAGCAAGTGAGAAGAGAAGCCAGGGTCCAATCAGGCACCCTCCCTTGGGGCCAGCAGTAGGCTCCctactccccaccccagccccctgTGTTTTATGCTGGGCAAATGTGGTCTGAATGCTAGGTAggcttccccttccttccttgttcTCTCCAGCTGGCTTCTGGAGTTGTTCCCCACCCCTGAGAGTGGCTGGCAATGGCTGCTCTCAATCCCTTGGGGAGAGGAACCCCTGGAGTGCCTGGCATGTTTGCCCCGCTCTGCCTGGGACTGAGTGGACCGACTCAGGGCTGGGCAGGCAGTAGCCACTAGAGGGCAGCAGTGAGCTAGGCCAGGTCTGAGTGGAGTCTGATGAACAGGGTTAGTGTGGCCATGCCTGAGAATTCCAGACCTGAGGTTGGGAAAAGAGGTTCTTCTCCTGCAGGGTACTGGGTCAGGCCCTCAGCCTCAGAGAGCCTGCAGAAGTGCTTGGGAGTGCCACACCCCAACTCTGCTGATTAATGTCCCTTCAGGCACCAGGATCTGATTATTTCCCCATCAGAGGGTGTGGTCAGGGCTAACAAGACTGAGGGTGCATCTAGAAACAGAGTTGAAGTTCCCAGTTTCCCCCAGAGAAGAATGTGTATAGGAGCGTTGGCTGAGTCCTTCAGCGTTTAGTGGAAGAAAGCATGGGGAGGCTGCAGCAGCTGGATGGACCACAGCCTCCCCTCGGAAGACGCCTCGATTCACAGAATCTCAGCCCACACAATGCCCTAGTGTCCCCAGCTCCACTGAAGCAGCTGCAGGGCACTTGGTTCACCTCTTCTGCTCCCTCTGCCCAGAGTCTGGGGCAGCCCTCCACTGGCCCAGCACTCTATCTTCCTTTCCCTGCCCCTTGCCCCATGGAGTGTGAGGTCAGGTGAGTGGAGCTGAGGTCCTGAAGTCGTTTGCCCCCCAGGGACCTGGGAAGTGTAGAATCTCGCTGGGCTGGGCCCTGGATCCCGGGGCTGTTCCCTGGAGGACAGTCTCAGTTAGGGATTAGGCCCCTTGGGgtctccattttctttccaacAATTTCATGTTCACTGCTGGACTCTTACGGGCTCAGTGTCTCTCCCTTAGCCATGAGCTGGCTCAGgcatcccttcccttccctggagcTGCCCTgcctttctgaaatatttatttatttattgcatggTTCCTGGGAACATGTAGCACAAGGAATGGGAGGAGGAGGACTGTGGTGGGGGTGTCTCTCCTACCTAGGACTCTTCCCTGAAGTCCTGGGCTGCCTCGAACCCAGGACCCATGGGTGGCTGAGAGGTTTCTACACTCGAGGAGCGGGGTCCAAAGAGGCAGGTTGGGGAGACAAGGGACCCATCCTAGGCCTGCTTTCTTGCCAGTCCAAGCAGTTTAGCTGGGGCTCTGCAGTCAGGGGCCTGCCCAAGCCAGTGGACGTGTCAGAGTCCTGGGGAGCCAGTCAGGCCTTGTTATTGCCTCTGTGTCCTGTTAAGAGATGAGAGTTCAGTACCCTTTACTGAACTTTGCTTTCTTTACACTGGAGAGGAACTAAAAGGATCTTTGTGTCTATGGAGAATTGTCATTAAAAAGGCCTCAAGCTTCTTAACTTTTTGTCCTGTCTTTGTTTTGGCATTTTCCCAAGGCTGGAAGACCAGATCTCCCTGGCACCGCTGGAGTTTGCAGGCCTGGGCAAGGCCTGCAGGACTGGGCTGAGGGGCGGGCCTTTGGGGCACCCTGGTGGCGGGGGCGTGGGGGCTGCAGCCTGGTCTGGGTGTGAGCTGGGGGCTCAGAGGAGGAAAGCTGTGCCTTGCACGCAGGAGGGGCTCAGCATATGCCTGTCAGATTGACTTGAGGCCCAGTCTTGTGACCAAACTCTGAGGGCCCAGCACTGGGGGTAGGTGTTGGACTAGAACCTGGTAAACTCTAAACAATGCAGGCTTTAGAATGGAAAGATTTTAACTAATCCCCCCTGAGAAAGCCAGAAAGGGTCAGCCTTCAGGGAGGCCAAGAGTGGCAGGAAAGAGGATTGGCTGTGAGATGCAAAGTACACGCCATGCCGTGAGCTGGGGCAGGTGGGTGGTGGCTGGGTGCTGGGCACTGGTAAGGGCTTTGTGTACAGTACTCTCACTGCTCGAAACAACTCTGAGGTAGGCACTATTTCCCCAAAGTAGAAGCAAAGTCCCTCAGCAGTAGAGGATGGCGCCTACTGTGGGCTGGCTCCATGCTTGGCCCCCTTTAACATCTGTTGGAGCAGTGCTGGGGCCCATTGACATAGGGCACTGCCTGCAGGCTCGCCAtgctttcctcctctgtaaagtgcACCTGCTGGTGATGCCTCACTTGTGTGGGTGCTGTGAGGGAGAAATGAGAGTCTGCAGGAGGCATggggcacagtgcctggcatacaggaTGTGCTAGCTCCTGTCATCCTGGCCACCTTCAGA
It contains:
- the ZFYVE27 gene encoding protrudin isoform X25 — its product is MQVMVFDTCSGAWYSVGALMISMPALLGYLQEVCRARLPESELMRRKYHSVRQEDLQRVRLSRPEAVAEVKSFLIQLEAFLSRLCCTCEAAYRVLHWENPVVSSQFYGALLGMVCMLYLLPLCWVLTLLNSTLFLGNVEFFRVVSEYRASLQRRMNPKQEEHAFESPPPPDFGGKGGLMDSTPALTPTESLSSQDLTPGSVEEAEEAEPDEEFKDAIEEDDEGAPCPAEDELALQDNGFMSKNEVLRSKVSRLTERLRKRYPTNNFGNCTGCSATFSVLKKRRSCSNCGNSFCSRCCSFKVPKSSMGATAPEAQRETVFVCASCNQTLSK
- the ZFYVE27 gene encoding protrudin isoform X23 → MQVMVFDTCSGAWYSVGALMISMPALLGYLQEVCRARLPESELMRRKYHSVRQEDLQRVRLSRPEAVAEVKSFLIQLEAFLSRLCCTCEAAYRVLHWENPVVSSQFYGALLGMVCMLYLLPLCWVLTLLNSTLFLGNVEFFRVVSEYRASLQRRMNPKQEEHAFESPPPPDFGGKGGLMDSTPALTPTESLSSQDLTPGSVEEAEEAEPDEEFKDAIEETHLVVLEDDEGAPCPAEDELALQDNGFMSKNEVLRSKVSRLTERLRKRYPTNNFGNCTGCSATFSVLKKRRSCSNCGNSFCSRCCSFKVPKSSMGATAPEAQRETVFVCASCNQTLSK
- the ZFYVE27 gene encoding protrudin isoform X22, which produces MQTSEREGCGPEVSHSVMPEAPLESPPFPTKSPAFDLFNLVLSYKRLEIYLEPLKDAGDGVRYLLSLIQLEAFLSRLCCTCEAAYRVLHWENPVVSSQFYGALLGMVCMLYLLPLCWVLTLLNSTLFLGNVEFFRVVSEYRASLQRRMNPKQEEHAFESPPPPDFGGKGGLMDSTPALTPTESLSSQDLTPGSVEEAEEAEPDEEFKDAIEAASFFLLSFFLCFLSSSPHLGRQETHLVVLEDDEGAPCPAEDELALQDNGFMSKNEVLRSKVSRLTERLRKRYPTNNFGNCTGCSATFSVLKKRRSCSNCGNSFCSRCCSFKVPKSSMGATAPEAQRETVFVCASCNQTLSK
- the ZFYVE27 gene encoding protrudin isoform X21; translated protein: MQVMVFDTCSGAWYSVGALMISMPALLGYLQEVCRARLPESELMRRKYHSVRQEDLQRVRLSRPEAVAEVKSFLIQLEAFLSRLCCTCEAAYRVLHWENPVVSSQFYGALLGMVCMLYLLPLCWVLTLLNSTLFLGNVEFFRVVSEYRASLQRRMNPKQEEHAFESPPPPDFGGKGGLMDSTPALTPTESLSSQDLTPGSVEEAEEAEPDEEFKDAIEAASFFLLSFFLCFLSSSPHLGRQETHLVVLEDDEGAPCPAEDELALQDNGFMSKNEVLRSKVSRLTERLRKRYPTNNFGNCTGCSATFSVLKKRRSCSNCGNSFCSRCCSFKVPKSSMGATAPEAQRETVFVCASCNQTLSK
- the ZFYVE27 gene encoding protrudin isoform X26, translated to MQTSEREGCGPEVSHSVMPEAPLESPPFPTKSPAFDLFNLVLSYKRLEIYLEPLKDAGDGVRYLLSLIQLEAFLSRLCCTCEAAYRVLHWENPVVSSQFYGALLGMVCMLYLLPLCWVLTLLNSTLFLGNVEFFRVVSEYRASLQRRMNPKQEEHAFESPPPPDFGGKGGLMDSTPALTPTESLSSQDLTPGSVEEAEEAEPDEEFKDAIEETHLVVLEDDEGAPCPAEDELALQDNGFMSKNEVLRSKVSRLTERLRKRYPTNNFGNCTGCSATFSVLKKRRSCSNCGNSFCSRCCSFKVPKSSMGATAPEAQRETVFVCASCNQTLSK
- the ZFYVE27 gene encoding protrudin isoform X28; translation: MQTSEREGCGPEVSHSVMPEAPLESPPFPTKSPAFDLFNLVLSYKRLEIYLEPLKDAGDGVRYLLSLIQLEAFLSRLCCTCEAAYRVLHWENPVVSSQFYGALLGMVCMLYLLPLCWVLTLLNSTLFLGNVEFFRVVSEYRASLQRRMNPKQEEHAFESPPPPDFGGKGGLMDSTPALTPTEDLTPGSVEEAEEAEPDEEFKDAIEETHLVVLEDDEGAPCPAEDELALQDNGFMSKNEVLRSKVSRLTERLRKRYPTNNFGNCTGCSATFSVLKKRRSCSNCGNSFCSRCCSFKVPKSSMGATAPEAQRETVFVCASCNQTLSK
- the ZFYVE27 gene encoding protrudin isoform X12 — its product is MQVMVFDTCSGLLFWLDVPSVLPGLPSLAGGVALCSDQDSLCCRWQMPLCSLLTCLGLNILFLTLNEGAWYSVGALMISMPALLGYLQEVCRARLPESELMRRKYHSVRQEDLQRVRLSRPEAVAEVKSFLIQLEAFLSRLCCTCEAAYRVLHWENPVVSSQFYGALLGMVCMLYLLPLCWVLTLLNSTLFLGNVEFFRVVSEYRASLQRRMNPKQEEHAFESPPPPDFGGKGGLMDSTPALTPTESLSSQDLTPGSVEEAEEAEPDEEFKDAIEAASFFLLSFFLCFLSSSPHLGRQETHLVVLEDDEGAPCPAEDELALQDNGFMSKNEVLRSKVSRLTERLRKRYPTNNFGNCTGCSATFSVLKKRRSCSNCGNSFCSRCCSFKVPKSSMGATAPEAQRETVFVCASCNQTLSK